The proteins below come from a single Mycobacterium parmense genomic window:
- the fdh gene encoding formate dehydrogenase: MALPKIFLEWPVVRQWRSPDKLGRGSAVTSRHTRAVTPRTTTADRVVQSICPYCAVGCGQRVYVKDERVVQIEGDPDSPISRGRLCPKGSASEQLVNSPGRQHHVLYRAPRATQWQPLELDTAIDMIADRFLEARRNSWQDIDKKGNLLRRTMGIAALGGATLDNEENYLIKKLFTAAGAIQIENQARIUHSATVPGLGASFGRGGATQSLQDMANADCIVIQGSNMAECHPVGFQWVEEARARGARIIHVDPRFTRTSAVSDRHIPIRAGSDVVLLGALINHVLANDLWFKEYVVAYTNAATLINEDFRDAEDLGGLFSGFDPQTGQYDTSTWAYEEEGNGQVESAGGGHTHGATASDSAAGHQQGSGGPPLAHARVKRDETLQHPRTVFQIVKRHYGRYTPQMVTEVCGISREDFDYLARSIVENSGRERTTCFAYAVGWTQHTLGAQFIRTATILQLLLGNVGRPGSGIMALRGHATIQGSTDIPTLFNLLPGYLPMPKAGMHDTLDAYLNAVGSKRQKGFWANADAYTVSLLKAWWGEAATEDNDWAYDYLPRLTGPHGTYQTLMGMLDDEVQGYFLLGQNPAVGSAHGRLQRLGMAHLKWLVVRDLNLIESATWWKDGPEIASGELKTEEIETEVFFLPAATHVEKAGSFTQTQRLVQWRHKAVEPPGQCQSELQFFFELGKRIRQRLAGSTDERDRPLLDLTWDYPTDEHGEPDGEAVLAEINGYHLSNTAGPNARKPLSSYTEMRADGSTAGGCWIYTGVYAGATNQAARRVPHGGPSPSQQEWGWAWPADRRILYNRASADPDGKPWSERKRYIWWDDTQQRWVGYDVADFPADRAPGSRPDPDVGGPDALAGDDPFVMQADGKGWLFAPKGVVDGPLPTHYEPQESPVANALYPQQQNPARITFPRKDNLSAPSAGEPGAEVYPYVFTTYRLTEHHTAGGMSRWLPYLSELQPEMFCEVSKELAAERGLEPYGWATIVSPRAAIEARVLVTARLAPLVVGGRTVHQIGLPYHWGVGGDAVVSGDAANDLLGITLDPNVQIQESKAGSCDIRPGRRPQGEELLRLIADYQSRSGATAETGNTRLSDAVWKGGADGAAERSE; this comes from the coding sequence ATGGCACTGCCGAAGATCTTCCTGGAATGGCCCGTCGTGCGTCAGTGGCGTTCACCGGACAAGCTCGGCCGCGGCTCGGCGGTGACCTCCAGGCACACCCGCGCCGTCACCCCGCGCACCACGACGGCCGACCGGGTCGTGCAGAGCATCTGCCCGTACTGCGCCGTGGGATGCGGTCAGCGCGTGTACGTCAAGGACGAGCGCGTCGTCCAGATCGAGGGCGACCCCGACTCCCCGATCTCGCGAGGCCGGCTGTGCCCCAAGGGTTCCGCGAGCGAACAACTGGTGAATTCGCCGGGCCGGCAGCACCACGTGCTCTACCGCGCGCCGCGGGCGACGCAGTGGCAGCCCCTCGAGCTGGACACCGCGATCGACATGATCGCCGACCGCTTCCTGGAGGCCCGCCGCAACAGCTGGCAGGACATCGACAAGAAGGGCAACCTGCTGCGCCGCACCATGGGCATCGCCGCGCTCGGCGGGGCCACGCTGGACAACGAGGAGAACTATCTCATCAAGAAGTTGTTCACGGCCGCGGGCGCCATCCAGATCGAGAACCAAGCCCGTATTTGACACTCCGCCACGGTTCCCGGTCTGGGAGCCTCCTTCGGGCGCGGCGGCGCCACCCAGTCACTGCAAGACATGGCCAATGCCGACTGCATCGTCATCCAGGGCTCCAACATGGCCGAGTGCCACCCGGTGGGATTCCAGTGGGTCGAGGAGGCCAGGGCGCGGGGCGCGCGGATCATCCACGTCGACCCGCGGTTCACCCGGACGTCGGCGGTGTCGGACCGGCACATCCCGATCCGGGCCGGGTCGGACGTGGTGCTGCTCGGCGCCCTGATCAACCACGTCCTTGCCAATGATCTCTGGTTCAAGGAGTACGTGGTCGCCTACACCAACGCCGCGACGCTGATCAACGAGGACTTCAGGGACGCCGAGGACCTCGGCGGTCTGTTCTCCGGCTTCGACCCGCAGACCGGCCAGTACGACACGTCGACGTGGGCCTACGAGGAGGAAGGCAACGGTCAGGTCGAGTCCGCCGGCGGCGGCCACACGCACGGTGCCACCGCCTCGGACAGCGCGGCCGGTCACCAGCAGGGCAGCGGAGGTCCGCCGCTCGCGCACGCCCGCGTGAAGCGCGACGAGACCCTGCAGCACCCGCGAACGGTCTTCCAGATCGTCAAGCGCCACTACGGCCGCTACACCCCGCAGATGGTCACCGAGGTGTGCGGCATCAGCCGCGAGGACTTCGACTACCTCGCGCGCAGTATCGTCGAGAACTCCGGGCGCGAGCGCACCACCTGCTTCGCGTACGCCGTCGGATGGACGCAGCACACCCTCGGTGCCCAATTCATCCGCACCGCAACCATTCTGCAGCTCCTGCTGGGCAACGTCGGCCGGCCCGGCAGCGGCATCATGGCGCTGCGCGGACACGCCACCATCCAGGGCTCCACCGACATCCCCACGCTGTTCAACCTGCTGCCCGGGTACCTGCCGATGCCCAAGGCGGGCATGCACGACACGCTGGACGCCTATCTCAATGCGGTCGGGTCGAAGAGACAGAAGGGCTTCTGGGCCAACGCCGACGCCTACACGGTCAGCCTGCTCAAGGCGTGGTGGGGCGAGGCGGCCACCGAGGACAACGACTGGGCGTACGACTACCTGCCGCGTCTGACCGGCCCGCACGGCACCTACCAGACCCTGATGGGAATGCTGGACGACGAGGTCCAGGGCTACTTCCTGCTGGGCCAGAACCCCGCGGTCGGCTCGGCCCACGGCCGGTTGCAGCGGCTCGGCATGGCCCACCTCAAGTGGCTGGTGGTGCGCGATCTCAACCTCATCGAGTCGGCCACCTGGTGGAAGGACGGGCCGGAGATCGCGTCGGGCGAACTGAAGACCGAGGAGATCGAGACCGAGGTGTTCTTCCTGCCGGCGGCCACCCACGTGGAGAAGGCCGGGTCGTTCACCCAGACCCAGCGGCTGGTGCAGTGGCGGCACAAGGCCGTCGAGCCGCCCGGTCAGTGCCAGAGCGAGTTGCAGTTCTTCTTCGAGCTGGGCAAGCGGATCCGGCAGCGGCTGGCCGGTTCGACCGACGAGCGCGACCGGCCGCTGCTGGACCTGACGTGGGACTACCCGACCGACGAGCACGGCGAGCCAGACGGCGAGGCCGTGCTGGCCGAGATCAACGGCTATCACCTCTCCAACACCGCCGGCCCGAACGCGCGAAAGCCGTTGTCGTCGTACACCGAGATGCGCGCCGACGGGTCGACCGCGGGCGGCTGCTGGATCTACACCGGCGTCTACGCCGGCGCCACCAACCAGGCCGCGCGCCGCGTTCCCCACGGGGGCCCGTCACCGAGCCAGCAGGAATGGGGCTGGGCGTGGCCCGCCGACCGCCGGATCCTCTACAACCGCGCCTCCGCCGACCCGGACGGCAAGCCGTGGAGCGAGCGCAAGCGCTACATCTGGTGGGACGACACCCAACAGCGTTGGGTCGGCTACGACGTGGCCGACTTCCCGGCCGACCGGGCGCCGGGCAGCCGGCCCGATCCCGACGTCGGCGGCCCCGACGCGCTCGCCGGCGACGACCCGTTCGTCATGCAGGCCGACGGCAAGGGCTGGCTGTTCGCTCCGAAGGGTGTCGTCGACGGGCCGCTGCCCACGCACTACGAGCCCCAGGAATCCCCGGTGGCCAACGCGCTGTATCCCCAGCAGCAGAATCCGGCGCGAATCACGTTCCCGCGCAAGGACAATCTCAGCGCACCCAGCGCCGGTGAACCCGGGGCCGAGGTCTACCCCTACGTGTTCACCACCTACCGGCTCACCGAGCACCACACCGCCGGCGGGATGAGCCGGTGGCTGCCCTATCTCTCGGAGCTGCAGCCCGAGATGTTCTGCGAGGTGTCCAAGGAGCTGGCGGCCGAACGCGGACTCGAGCCCTACGGGTGGGCCACCATCGTCTCGCCGCGCGCGGCGATCGAAGCCCGCGTGCTGGTCACCGCGCGCCTGGCGCCGCTGGTGGTCGGCGGCCGCACGGTGCACCAGATCGGCCTGCCGTATCACTGGGGCGTGGGGGGCGACGCGGTGGTCAGCGGGGACGCCGCCAACGACCTCCTCGGCATTACGCTCGACCCCAACGTGCAGATCCAGGAGTCCAAGGCCGGGTCCTGCGACATCCGGCCCGGGCGCCGCCCGCAGGGTGAGGAACTGCTGCGCCTGATCGCCGACTACCAATCCCGTTCGGGCGCAACGGCCGAGACCGGCAACACACGACTGAGCGACGCCGTCTGGAAAGGGGGAGCCGATGGGGCTGCTGAGCGGTCCGAGTGA